Genomic window (Oscillospiraceae bacterium):
TCGACTCCCGTCATCCGCACCATAACTCCACTCTTATTTTGATACAATGAGAGTGGAGTTGTTTTATGTCAAAATCTTTTTTTCATGGATGTTCGTTTGCTAAATTGTACATTTGACGTTTTTCTTAATGAGGACAATACAAAAAGCCGCCTTATTCGGCGGCTGTCTTGCAAAGAGTAGAAGCGTCCGCTAAACTTACTTATTTTATCACGGCAGTTTTCTTGGAAGTAAGCAACGGTACAGCTTTAATTCGGGACGTAATTCGGGAAAGAAGAAATACAGAAACGGTAATTGCATTCGGCGGTTAATTGTAGTATAATGTAGAACTGTATTAAAGGTTATCTTCAGAAGAAGGCGTATGCATGGATAAAATCAATGAATTTAATGAGCCCCTTATAAGAAAGGCTCCCTTTCTTGATATGACAGACCTTTACACCGTTCCCGGCTCGGCACAGCAGGTTATTGCTTCTCTTTCAAATCATCCCGAAGCACAAAGGCTCTTTGAAGCTGAAATTGCTTACAGCCGTGGTGATATTGAAAAGGTTTTTGAGCATTCAAGCTATTTTTTAGAGCATCATTCGGGTATGTATGCCGTGGTTTCCGCAGGTATGCTTCTTGCTCTTGTTGCTATGTGGCAGGGTGATGTCACGCTGTGGAATAAGGCAAAGGTACATATCTGTGAGGCTCCCGTAAAGGATGATAATGACAGAGATATTCTTTCTCTTTCCCTTGCCTGTGTGGACAGTGCCATCCGTGACCTTAACGATTATCCCGAATGGTTCACACACGGGCAGTTTGAGCATCTCCCCGCTGATTCGCACCCTGCCGCAAAGGTGTTTTATGTTAAATATCTGTTAGTTCTTGCTCAGGAAATGGCAAAGGGCGAATTTACTCTGCCTGATGTCACGGGTATGGGACTTATGAAAACCATACCTTATATAACAGAGCCGCTGATTGCACAGACAGTAGCTGCAAAAACAGTTATACCGGAAATTTACCTTCGTTTGCTTGTTGCCGTTGCTTATCATCAGACGGGTGAAGAAGAAACGGCAATAAAGCATATTGATAAAGCAGTTGCCCTTGCACTTCCCGACGGACTTTTAGGCATTCTTGCTGAGCACCGCAGACAGTTTGACTATCTTCTTGACGACAGACTCCGCCTTGCAGATGAAGAAGCCTATCAGAAATATCTTAATTTACATAAAACTCTTCTTGACGGCTGGACGAAGCTTCACAACACAGTGCTTAAACGCAACATTTCAACGGAGCTTACCGTTCGTGAAAGACAGATTGCAAGGCTTGCCGCCTACGGCTGTTCAAACACGGAAATAAGCAGACGATTAAAGATAAGCGAAGCCTCTGCCAAAAAGGCTCTTTACGATGCTATGAATAAAACAGGTGTCAACAAAAGAAAGGAGCTTGGAGCCTTTGTTTAAAACTGAATAATTTTAATTTGCAACTGCTTTTTTTAGCGGTTGCAATTTTTTTTGAAAAAATCGTTTATTATTCCAAAACGGAACCAAAACAGCCGTTTTCGGAAAAAAAACTATACTTTTTTGGACCAAAAAGTTACCCCGCAAAGGAAAAAAATAGTATATAATAATGTCAACACAGATTTCAGCAGGGCGATTTTCCTGCAAGGGAGGTATAAAAATGGGAAACAAAATCCGTGACGGTGACATCTATAAAGTTGCTGTTATTTCAGATAACCGTTTCACTATCCGCTACGGCTACGGGACGGATGCAGAGCGTGAAAATTGGGAGCCGACTCCCATATATCCCGATTTTATATCCGAGCCCGTTTACACGGCAGACGGTTTTCCCTTTGCAACGGCATTTCAGGATATTTGTCAGCATTATAAAATCAAACCCGACAATAACGGCGAAAGCTGGTGTGATAACTGCATATACTTTGATAAGCGGGAGGATTACATCGGCCTTTGCAAATGCGAACAGCGACGGCGTGAATAGAATAAGAAAAAAGAAAAATTATAACTATATAAAAACAACTTCCCAAAAGGAGATGAATCAAATGAACAAAACCTTAAAGAAAACCCTATCAATCATCCTCACAATCTTAATGCTTGTGACGAGCGTACCCTTTGCCTTTGCGGCAGATACACCCGTAGCGAAAATCGGTGATGTTGAGTACACAGATTTTGACGAAGCACTTTCAAATTGGGTTGACGGCACAACGCTGACACTGCTGGCTGATGTGATGAATTTGACGGATTACATCCAAACTACCGCTAAGGGC
Coding sequences:
- a CDS encoding helix-turn-helix transcriptional regulator yields the protein MDKINEFNEPLIRKAPFLDMTDLYTVPGSAQQVIASLSNHPEAQRLFEAEIAYSRGDIEKVFEHSSYFLEHHSGMYAVVSAGMLLALVAMWQGDVTLWNKAKVHICEAPVKDDNDRDILSLSLACVDSAIRDLNDYPEWFTHGQFEHLPADSHPAAKVFYVKYLLVLAQEMAKGEFTLPDVTGMGLMKTIPYITEPLIAQTVAAKTVIPEIYLRLLVAVAYHQTGEEETAIKHIDKAVALALPDGLLGILAEHRRQFDYLLDDRLRLADEEAYQKYLNLHKTLLDGWTKLHNTVLKRNISTELTVRERQIARLAAYGCSNTEISRRLKISEASAKKALYDAMNKTGVNKRKELGAFV